The Candidatus Bathyarchaeum sp. genome contains the following window.
GCACATGATTGAAGGAATGAAAAAATGAAAAAACCATTGCTACTATCATATTGGTTATTTTCATTTGTGCCAGAGCTTATTCAGCCCCATGTTTTCTTCCAATGCAAGTTCTCCCACAAAAAAAGGGGAGAAAAGGGTGTTTATTTGCGTTTTAGCAGGAAGTATGCGGCTACGCCGATTACTGCTGCTACTGCAACTGCTGCGATGATTGCTAGTTCTGTGCTGATTACGAATCCGGTTGGTTCTTCGGTGTCTACTGGTTCATCTACGGGTTCGTTGTCGATTGGGGTTGCTGCTGTTGGTGCTGGACCAACGTTGAGGTATGTTGTCTGGGTTGAGCCATAATATCCTTCAGAGCCTTCAAAGGTTGCAATGATGGTGTATGTGCCTTCCATTTCTGGAGTAAAGGCCAATGCCCAATTTCCGTAAGAGTCGCTTGTTGTTCGGTCGATGTCAATGCAGTTGCCGTCAGGAGTGACTGCAGATAAGACTACTTCAACACCTTCTGCGTCATCTGGTCGAGCAGCTTGTTGGTAGACGTATTTCATCCAGTCGCCCATGTCGGCGTCAGAGATTGCAGCAACGCCATCTGGGAATCGGATTGCCAAACCAGCTTCGTTTGTGCCTGGAGAAACATCCATCACAGTTCCAGTAACCAATGCAACGCTTCCTAGGGAAACAACATTGTTCTGGATTTCAGCTGTAAGTTGGCTTGCGCCTTTTCCGAAAGCATAGATTTGTTGGTCGTAGGTGTTCATGGTTGCGATGATGCTGTCACCAATGACTGCGTCGCCTCCCCATACTGTTGATCGGACAATTCCGTCAACGCGGAAGACTTCGTCACCAGTATTTGCATCTAAACAGATGAAGGGTGCACCTCGTGCTTTAGGATCAAGGGGTGAGTGTTCAGAGTGAGCAATGTAGACTTTTTCGTCAGCAAAGAACAGTGTGTCAAGTGGCCAGCTGTTGCCCCAGAGAATCTCTGAGTAAGTGTCCACTGCGTCGTAAGTCCATAGTAAGCTGCCGTCGGTAATGTCGTAACAGTATACGGTTCCACCATAACCAACAGAGAACAGTTTGTTGTATGCGATGTTAACTCCAAGGTTAATGAAGGCGTTTTCGACCCACATGTCCATGTAGAATTGAGGATCAGTTGACCATGCTAAATCGCCAGTGTCGATGTCAAAAGCGTAGTGAGTTCGTGATTCTTTTGCAGAAATAACAAACACGCCATCTTCAAAGCTTGCAGCAGACCAAAGGAAGCTCAAGTTACCGCCTGCAGGTGGAGTCCAAGTTGTGTCGAATAGGACTTCTCCTTCGTTGCCTTCAGAAATGTCAAGTGCCCACATTTCAATGGGTGTACCGTCTGAGTCTTGAACAAAAGTTGAACCAACATCAACACCGATGATTCGGTCGCCTACAACTGCGTGAGCAGTTCCAACTAAATCAGTTGGGATGGTTACGTTCCATTGATAACCTGCTGAAGCATTGTATGTTCCAAAACCAGCACCTGAGAATCCAGCCATCCAGCTTCCTGAATCAGATACTACATGAGTGGAGTTCCACATAGTCATGTAACCAGAGCCTACAGTGTATATCAAGAATTCACCGTTTGGACCAACTACTAGATGGCCTCCGGGCACACCTTCCATACTGTAAACTAGTTCACCGTTGATTGGGTCGTATGCGTGCCAGTTAGTGGATGAAAGTCCCATTATGCCAGGGGCACTGTCAAGTGTCCAGATGTAGTCAAAGGTTCCGTGGTAGTTGTATGAACTCCAGAAGAAGGTTTGACCATAGGCTACTTGTTCGTTGTTACCCAGAGTCTTGCACCATAGTTCTTCACCTGTGTGAAGGTCTACTGCAACGACTTCCTGAGTTGGATAGCCGCTCTTGTATTTGTTGTAGTAAAGTTTGCCAGCAACGACTACTGAATTGCTCCAGAATCCTTCGTATGCGTCACCAGTTTCAAAGGAGTGGTCTCCTAGTTCACCGCCAACAAGCCCACCGGTTGTTAGTGTCTTTCGCCACAGAATATGGACAGTGTTTGGTGCGTCGTCGTTGTATTGTGCATACAAGTTGTCAGGAGTCATCAACCAGTTTCCAGCAATTGTATTCCATTCACGAAGTTGGGAATCGATTGGTCGAGTCCAGTATTCTTCAGGAAGACTTGCTGCTGGGTAGTACTCTACTTGCACATCTTCAACGATGAGTTCTAGAACGTCACTGTGAGCTTCTTCATAATAAGTTGCATAGGTAACTGGCATTCCATAGTAGGTTCCAGTGTAGTTGTACCATTGTGCAGGGAAATTTGTTACCAGCTGATATGTTCCTGCCATACTAGGAGTGAACACATCACCAGTTCCACCAGTTGAGTCTGTGGTATAGGGTCCAAGAGTTTGGGTGTTTCCTTCGGGGTCAGTGACGGTTACGGTTAGGTTTTCAAAACCGTCTTCCGTGGTTTGTGTTGAATCGGTTATACCAATGTGCAACAAAACCATTTGATTTACACCGACAGGGTTAGGAATTGCACCAATATAGGGATAGGCTTGTTTGTGTGTTGCTTGAGCACTAGCGGTTGGCAGAGCAATCATTAGAGTTGATAGTGTAATCATTAGTACCAAAGCGATAGTAGAAAGTTTAGATTTTTTAAATGCATTTAACATTTGTTTTTTCACCATTTATTTTTCATTTTTTCAAAGAGTTAGAATTAGCAAATAAAATGCGTCATTCCCTCTATTAATTGGTCAAAAACAAACAGTAACATTTAATGGTTTGAATGTCCCATTAGGACGAAAATGTCGAAATATTTAAACTAAAACCAAATAAAAACTCAAATCTTTAAAAAAGTGAAAAAAATTGAACACATCAAACAACGAAGTTCAAATAATGACAAAACTGGGACTAACAAACAGGCAAGCAACAGTTTACCTGTGGTTAGCCAAATCTGGAACCTCGTCAATCAAAACTATCTCAAAAGGCACAAAAATTGCCCGCCAGCACATTTACAAAATTGCAGATTCTCTAAATGATATTGGATTAGTAGAAAAAGTTTTGACAGCTCCAGCAAAATTTTCTGCAACTCCAATAGAAGTTGGAATATCCATCCTGATGGAGAGTAAAAATAAAGAGTACACGCGCTTGAAAACAGAAACAACTAACTTGATTGAAATAGTTCAGGACCAAAGCAAAAAAATTAAATGTCAAGAAGAAAAACCACAATTTATCGTGGTTTCTGGAAAAGCGTTAACGTCAATAAAAATAAACCAAGGGATCCAAAGCAGCCAAGAAACAATAGATGGAATTGAATCTTGGACTGGTTTACAAAAAGCGTTTTTTACAAATTACGAAAATATCATGAGAGCTCTTCACAAAGGCGTGAAAATGCGACAAATTGTTGACAGCCCACCAGAAAATAGCCGATGTAGTAGCAACTTCAAGTCGCTGTTGGAGCATTCATCATATAGTCTAAGGTCCATCCCATCCCCCGTTCCAGCAATAATGTTTTTGTGGGATAAGAAAACGGGCATGATAAGCCAGTCGGTTACCAACCCAGATGAAACTCCAGATTTGTGGGTCACTAATCCACATCTTATCAACATACTTGACGGCTATTTTGAAATTCTTTGGAATAAAGCAACAGAAATAAACCTGTGAAAATAACGCCCAGAAAAATCTGCCAGTTCATGCGAGTAACGTGAAAACACAATCACCATTTTCGGATGGTTATGCCTTATGTTGGAACTGCGTTCACGTTACTCTCAGAACCCAGCATACGGACATGCTATTGGAGAATTATGAAATAGTTGCCGAGATATTTAAATATATGGATGGTTTATCCATCCTAATAAAAATGAAAACAAGCAAGGCTGAAAGGGCGACTTTGCATGTCAGTTCATACCCCCCTAAGGGCGACCTACCCTTGTCACATGTGAGAGCCCCAGCATACCCTTCCAGTCGCTAATGAGCAGCAAACATCCCCAGAAAAGGGCAAATAATGCCTGACATGCAAACAGCTAAAAGCCCAAATTTTCGCTTGTCATTGGGGCATAAGCATGTAGATTTTTGAGTTTGTCCAAGTTGGTCTTTGAGCCATAATGCAAGGATTCTATATACAGTTACGTGGGTGTAAACTCCCCTTTTTGATTCCAGAATTAAAATGTTGTTAGCTGCGCTGACTACTTTTCCTTTGAAGCAGTCAGGACCGCCACAGCATACATCAACTTCTTTTCCCCAAAGATGCGTGTGGAAAAATTCATCCAACCTAACTTCATCTCCAAACAATAAAATACAGAGAGTAATATTACGCCAAAGCAGCGATTTGTAACTTGGCTTTTTTCAGAAAACACGTAAAGAAAAAAGAACAACTAAAAACTGGGTTTGCTGGGGCCATAACACAAGTATTATGAAGGTGAAAAATGAAAAAACAGAACAAGTGTTTTGTAATTTCCATTTTTGTGTTTGAGCCTTTTCAGCCCCAATTTTTAGTTTTGGTTTCTGACTTTTATTTTCAATTTCCTACAG
Protein-coding sequences here:
- a CDS encoding PQQ-binding-like beta-propeller repeat protein; this encodes MLNAFKKSKLSTIALVLMITLSTLMIALPTASAQATHKQAYPYIGAIPNPVGVNQMVLLHIGITDSTQTTEDGFENLTVTVTDPEGNTQTLGPYTTDSTGGTGDVFTPSMAGTYQLVTNFPAQWYNYTGTYYGMPVTYATYYEEAHSDVLELIVEDVQVEYYPAASLPEEYWTRPIDSQLREWNTIAGNWLMTPDNLYAQYNDDAPNTVHILWRKTLTTGGLVGGELGDHSFETGDAYEGFWSNSVVVAGKLYYNKYKSGYPTQEVVAVDLHTGEELWCKTLGNNEQVAYGQTFFWSSYNYHGTFDYIWTLDSAPGIMGLSSTNWHAYDPINGELVYSMEGVPGGHLVVGPNGEFLIYTVGSGYMTMWNSTHVVSDSGSWMAGFSGAGFGTYNASAGYQWNVTIPTDLVGTAHAVVGDRIIGVDVGSTFVQDSDGTPIEMWALDISEGNEGEVLFDTTWTPPAGGNLSFLWSAASFEDGVFVISAKESRTHYAFDIDTGDLAWSTDPQFYMDMWVENAFINLGVNIAYNKLFSVGYGGTVYCYDITDGSLLWTYDAVDTYSEILWGNSWPLDTLFFADEKVYIAHSEHSPLDPKARGAPFICLDANTGDEVFRVDGIVRSTVWGGDAVIGDSIIATMNTYDQQIYAFGKGASQLTAEIQNNVVSLGSVALVTGTVMDVSPGTNEAGLAIRFPDGVAAISDADMGDWMKYVYQQAARPDDAEGVEVVLSAVTPDGNCIDIDRTTSDSYGNWALAFTPEMEGTYTIIATFEGSEGYYGSTQTTYLNVGPAPTAATPIDNEPVDEPVDTEEPTGFVISTELAIIAAVAVAAVIGVAAYFLLKRK